The sequence GCAGTAGCGGGCGCTGAGGGGGTCCCGGTCCATCTCGAACCTCCTGCGGCGAGGGCAGGCGTTTCCGACCCCCGCGGGAGCGGcgctggctctgctccccctcctcccaccgccccctccccgctttggacccccccccccacgctgCCAGCGCGGCCTCGGGACCCACTTGTGCTTCCCCTGGCACTTGCTGCACATCATGGTGTTCATGGCCTCCTTCAGGTCGTCCTGCAGCCGGCTCAGGAACTCGCTCATGGACCTCGTCAGCTCGCTCTCCGCCATCCGCTtgctgcggggcggggcgggggggggagaccGGGGTCAGACCCCGCGTTAggggggggccggcccggggcgagggcagccccggtgcccccgaaccctccccgtcccctcgcaCGCCCACTCACATCTCgtactccttcctcctctccgGGCTGCTGACGATGTCCCAGGCCGCCCGCAGCACCTTGAATGCCGCCTCCGCCCTCGGGTGCTCGTTCTTGTCCGGGTGGACCTGGGAGGAGCGGGAAAGCCTCAGCGCCGCGTCTCGGGGTGGGGGACGCCCACCGGCCGCCCGGAGCCCCCCGCACGCACCAGCACCGCCAGCCGGCGATAGGCCTTCTTCAGCTCGGCGTCCGACGCCGTCGCCTCCACGCCCAGCACCTGGAAGGGGTTCAGCTCCTCCTCGGGCACCTCCGCCATGGCCAGCAAGCGGCTCACCTCCTCCCCGGAGCCGGCGGTGGGAGCCCCGCCGTCGGGGCCGGCCGCCACGTCCCCCGGCTCGCCTGTCCGACCCCCCCCGGGCGCCCAGGGGGGAGCTCGCCGCCTCTGCAGCCAGTCCCAGAGGTAGCGGCACGTCCGGCTCTCCCCGAGGAGCCCCCACGTCCTGCGCAGCACGGCCGCGTCCAGGAGCGCCAggagccgggccgcccgccggctcccgcccaGCCGATCCACGCCGGCGGCCAGCGCGGCGGCGCCCAGACGCCAGCAGAGCCGCAAGCTGCCCAGGAGCagcgtgaggaggaggaggagcagcacgCAGAGCATCCAGAGCAGACGAAGGAagagccctgccccggcccgcagccACCGGGCCGCCCTCAGGGAGCCGCTCCGGGCCCGCCGGCCCACCCGCCGGCCCCAGCTCCGCACGCCGGCCTGCACCGAGCCCAGGTCGCGGGCGCCGAggcggcagcaggagcagagcagccaccCGCCGGCCTCCGCGCCCAGCCTGCGCGCCTGGGCCAGCGCCTGGGCCAGCAGCccccgggccggcagcccccggcagccggcCGgctcctccggcccggccccgtcGCCGCGGCTCCTCTTCCGCGCCGGCCGGGGCCGCTTGCCCGCGCCGGCCTCGCGCCGGCcgccctcctccttctccttggggGCCGAGCGATGCCTCTGACGCCTCCGCGTCCTCCGGCCCCCCTTCCCCGCGCCGTCCTCGCCGGTCCcgtcctcctcgccctcctcctgcccgcggggcggcggcagcgccggggcggcggcggcggcccggttGCGACAGGCCAGGCTGCAGGACCCGTCCCGccgcgcggccgcggggctcgggggggcggccggctccccccggcagcggcaggagcagccggggctggggaagggcaggtcCTGGTCGTCGTCGTCCTCCGGGCCGGCGGCCGGCTGCCGGCCGCAGCTCCCGTTCCAGGCAGCGCTGTCCCCCGCGGGGCCCCCGCCATCCTCGGGGGGGTGCCGGCTCCAGCCGGGGCCGTCGCCTCCTTCGGCCGCGGCCGCTTCCCGCCGCCGGAGCTGCTCCATCCCGGCGGCCCCGCTGGCCCCGGCCGGGCCTAGGTGACGGCCATGGCGCCGGGCCTGCGAACGAGAGCGGGGTcagcgcagcccccgcccggccccggggacgcccccggcccggctccgggTGCCCGGGGgacgcccgcccgccccccccgggaGGCTCTGAACCGATCGCGGGGGGCTTCACCCCAACGGCGCGGCTCCGCCGCCGCTCGGGGTCCCGGtgcggccccccccgccctccgcggggccggcggg comes from Mycteria americana isolate JAX WOST 10 ecotype Jacksonville Zoo and Gardens chromosome 26, USCA_MyAme_1.0, whole genome shotgun sequence and encodes:
- the DNAJC14 gene encoding dnaJ homolog subfamily C member 14 isoform X2, which gives rise to MEQLRRREAAAAEGGDGPGWSRHPPEDGGGPAGDSAAWNGSCGRQPAAGPEDDDDQDLPFPSPGCSCRCRGEPAAPPSPAAARRDGSCSLACRNRAAAAAPALPPPRGQEEGEEDGTGEDGAGKGGRRTRRRQRHRSAPKEKEEGGRREAGAGKRPRPARKRSRGDGAGPEEPAGCRGLPARGLLAQALAQARRLGAEAGGWLLCSCCRLGARDLGSVQAGVRSWGRRVGRRARSGSLRAARWLRAGAGLFLRLLWMLCVLLLLLLTLLLGSLRLCWRLGAAALAAGVDRLGGSRRAARLLALLDAAVLRRTWGLLGESRTCRYLWDWLQRRRAPPWAPGGGRTGEPGDVAAGPDGGAPTAGSGEEVSRLLAMAEVPEEELNPFQVLGVEATASDAELKKAYRRLAVLVHPDKNEHPRAEAAFKVLRAAWDIVSSPERRKEYEIKRMAESELTRSMSEFLSRLQDDLKEAMNTMMCSKCQGKHKRFEMDRDPLSARYCAECGGLHPAEEGDFWAESSLLGLKITYFAMMDGKIYDITEWAGCQRVGISPDTHRVPYHISFGSRSSGPGGRQRSASKGGPASAADLQDFFTRVFQGSSGPMPGGPFPPPPAPPGAAASPGVPPRAEGAAPRGDAKHKRRKKVRRPFQR
- the DNAJC14 gene encoding dnaJ homolog subfamily C member 14 isoform X1, with product MEQLRRREAAAAEGGDGPGWSRHPPEDGGGPAGDSAAWNGSCGRQPAAGPEDDDDQDLPFPSPGCSCRCRGEPAAPPSPAAARRDGSCSLACRNRAAAAAPALPPPRGQEEGEEDGTGEDGAGKGGRRTRRRQRHRSAPKEKEEGGRREAGAGKRPRPARKRSRGDGAGPEEPAGCRGLPARGLLAQALAQARRLGAEAGGWLLCSCCRLGARDLGSVQAGVRSWGRRVGRRARSGSLRAARWLRAGAGLFLRLLWMLCVLLLLLLTLLLGSLRLCWRLGAAALAAGVDRLGGSRRAARLLALLDAAVLRRTWGLLGESRTCRYLWDWLQRRRAPPWAPGGGRTGEPGDVAAGPDGGAPTAGSGEEVSRLLAMAEVPEEELNPFQVLGVEATASDAELKKAYRRLAVLVHPDKNEHPRAEAAFKVLRAAWDIVSSPERRKEYEIKRMAESELTRSMSEFLSRLQDDLKEAMNTMMCSKCQGKHKRFEMDRDPLSARYCAECGGLHPAEEGDFWAESSLLGLKITYFAMMDGKIYDITGAPPRAAPRRLPTCRTSSPASFRGAQDRCRGGPSRRPPRPPGQQPPPGCPRGPRALPPGATRSTRGGRRCVGRSSAERHRGAGQTVLCRARKGLFPIKKIYFSFFFKKKKE